aggttctgggtattttttttcacacaaaaagcatatgaaagctttggtagaaaggatgagggttaggtatttataagaaaattaattaattattattattttttataaattttaatttagtttattaatctggaccgttggattaataGCCTATACGTTGACATGTGGCCAACAGTCATACTTCTGACcgttgtgctttttttttttaatttatgggGTAAAAACATGGACCGTTGATCTCTGGAATATCGAATGGTCCAGATCAAGCCACAtcactagccgttggatttcaaattcaaaattttttgacCGTTAAGAATTCAACGATCTagaaaactagccgttggaaatccaatggcccaAGATTGGCCACGTGGCCTCCCGTCAGATTGGTTTAGTGCGCCTGTGTAAGCGGGCTCACCTCTGATTTCTTGTCGGTGACGTGCACCTggcgtaaaaaataaaataaaatgccaTGCAACGTCACGCTGGCGTCAGCATGACGCCAGATGAGCCGTCCTTTACTCTGTCGATTATGGGCCGGCCTGCGGCCTGACTTGGGCTAGGTGTTAGCCTATTAGGCTGGGATGGAGCAAAAAAAGGCATGCCAATCCATTTTTTGGCCTGGGTGCTAGCCTAAAGGGCTggggtggaactgctcttagtAGTGCTTGGaaacaaattatttttataaattattttgttaaacTAATGCGGTAACCAACTTAGATCGGAGGGGCATGTGTTAGTGTTACTTTGGGACCAGTTTAAAAAACAATTTAGAGGTTACCTGGGCCAGTATGCCTCTTCATTTTAGATCACAGGGGCATGTGTTCCTTTTTCTAATCTAAAAACAAGTTTgatgccacttagtattatggtctaaTAGTTTTCTGCTTCACTTgtaaggtcttaggtttgattatcgtcaaaaaaaaaatttaaaccatattattgctaactcattgtatatagtatcgttttttttttaaatacaataataaaataagtTGCCAACTTAGTACATTGATGACTATCTAGATCATAGAATTTACCAAAtctcattttcacttatttatattaaataaaagtaATGCTAGATAGATTATCTATTTAAATCTTCAGTAAATCATATGACGTGGTTGTTAATGCTTGAAAAATCATATGATGTTattgttgatgattaaattattactgaagtattgattaacgtatttattttttattggtgacacattacatgatttgcaaatttggtttaaaaagttGGTCTAACTAAcattatttaaaaaagaaatgctagcaacattttgtttttttagattttctcCTTTTCATTTCTCATCCTCTATTATTTTATGATGAtccgaaccatctatttttttttatatcactctttataaatatttttacaaaaaaattaactaaatccATAATCACGTTCGTTGgttaaacaataaaattatgataatattaattaaaaatttagatTTATTTTTGACAGAGTAGATCATTAAACGATGACCgtgaaaaatatgattttcaTTATTAAGTAACAATGcaagaatttaaaaattataaaggacAAAGCAGAAAGAGAAGGCCATCGTTTAATGATCTACTTATAAGGTGGAGATTGGTAAGATCCCCTTATCAAATGCTTTATGCTTAAAGTTCATATATGTTAACACATGTACTAGTACTCAGAAGTTGATCGTCGTATAAAATAGTAAGTAGTTTCAAAAGGCATACACGCATACTGCAATATAGAAATTAAACTTGGTGCTAATTCATATTAATTGTGTGCTTGTGCAATAGCTACGCTACACTGAAAATACTAGAAAAGTAAAAACCTTAAAAAATTAATGGGAGTAGAATTAATTCTTGACTTGTTCATTTTGCTGTGTTTGGGGAGCCACGTCCCTGAGATCACCATACATGGACTAGACAACAGATAAATTTCCCACAAAGCTCTCCAAAACTATCAGACAAATGCAAATGATGAGAGAGTAGTCATGATCCATGATGAACAAGCAAAGCAATATAACCATCCAATGCGAAAACAAATCCAAAGCTTCGTTGTCTAGTGCAATTGTGTCTGTTATTACATATGTCCTCTAGTTGAAACCTTGAAACTAGTGCTCGTGGTCCCATGAGGCATCAGTCGGTCATTTTCCTCCCCTATACAAAACTTTGAAAACTATGAACAAATGTAACCTCAGAAATCACTGCGTAGTACACTGTGATGTATACTTGTGGCACGTCTCTCAAACCACTACGCGTAGACGAGAGAATCCATGTGTCATAATATTTACTAGATCTGTTGCCAAAAAATACACTgttcattttgaattttctacTCTCATATGTCTAATAAACTAAATATGACCTCCTAATTTTGTACATATAGagtatatttattaatttattcaaCAATATTGAGCCTAAGGATATAAACCTAAAGATACAACTAAAATGGCACAAAAAGTGGAGATGTACACAAAGCACACAATAATAAGTATGGGTTAAGTGCTCGATAAAATGCCCAACTTAAAATTGCATTTGGATTTTAACAATGACCTGCAGCCGCTGCTGCTTAGTTAGACCCCTCGTGAACGCTATTTCTAGCTTGGCCTATTAAACGTGTTTGCACTATAATACCAGTGTGATGCCGATTTTATCCTTacttgatttgtttaatttcgttTGGACCCTTTTTACATGTGTTGTCATCCGTGCTGCCTTTCGCTTTTCCTCTATTCTGGACTCTTCTGCTCCATCTTTTCGACATGTTTATCGTCGATGGTGCTTCTTTCCGATCGTCTCTCTCCCCATTCTCAGCTTTTGCTTATTCTAGAACATTGGGTGTTTTTTCTCCTCTTTCATGCTGCCTGTTGTTGTCGGGTTTTTCTCGCCGATTAACTACGGCGGTTTTCTTGCTTCACATCGCTCTTACCCATGGTCGTTTTCTTCCTGGAAAATTTTCCATCCTCTGCTTTTCCTTCTATATATGGACTCTGTGATTTTCGTTGTGGTTGTCGATCTGGGTTAAATTCGAATCGTTTTTTTGCCTGAGCGATCTAACGTTCTTTGGTGAGTTATTTGGTTTTCTTGCCACATgggattttaatatttttttttttttgttttttccgtGGTTTACGTGTGGTTCTCTGatgtgttttgattttttatttcagGAAGAGAGGATACGATCAAACGCTTACTggtgagtttttttatttttctgattgTGTgtgatttaatattttttcaaGCTTTGGGTGTACTTTTCTGATCTGCTTTGATTTTTAGTTGCAGCAGAAGTTGTTACTCgaattttccagtttttctCTGCGGCTTTCCAAACTCTTTATCATCAaggtatataattttttttctttttcctaaagGTAAGCGAATTTGGTATTTTTGGATTATATTAGAGTTGAAATAGGTTTGATTTCAATAACTTTTGGGATTATTGAATTTGTATTCTCTGTTTGGTTTTCTGGTTATTGAGTTTGGATaggaatttgaatttgattcacAAATTTCTGATAAACCCCAACAAGAAATTTAGGATTGTGTATTAGGGTTTTTAACTTCTGTGTTTTGGGATTGTCATCCTTTGTGTTTTGGAATGGCCATGAACATTCTCCGGGAAAAGTAATGCAATCAgcaattcacatttaaaatttgcattttctttGCCCTCTCTAATGCAAATATATTTTTGCTAATtcattggtttttttattttttcaaatttgcagTATTATTTTGAGGGACGAATATGATTTGGTCAAGTTCATCAAGCTGGTGCAACAAGCAGGTCTATTTGTTAATCTCCAGATTGGCCCTTATGTTTGCGCCGAATGGAACTTCgggtaattatttttgttacgaatattttgtgatttttttttttttgatcttATGTAATTATGCTTATATTCATTACTCTGTTTTTTGTTATGTTTCTGAAACAGGGGATTCCCAGTTTGGCTGAAATATGTCCCCGGAATCGCTTTTCGAAGGACAATGAACCTTTCAAGGTAGGATATTATAAATCTTCCGTTTACACCaatgcaatttaatttttttaataaataattttgaagctaaatttaatttctaattatCTGTTATGATAAAGGCAGGGAAGCTGTTTCAAACTCAAGGAGGTCCTATAATTCTTTCTCAGGTTAGAAAACTGGTcgagtttttaagtttttctgtGAAATATTGTTAGAATCGCTTTTCGTTGATAGAAAaagcttttagtcattttataaTCAATCTCAAACATGGCGCCAGTCTTTTAACTTAATAATCTGTTTGTTGCtagcttttagtcattttagaAAGATGATTATAATTTAGTTGCTCCAAAGATAAAACATGGATTTGTTTATGAGATCACACATTTCTATACGGGTGAAGTAAAACATCACACAAAATTGTCTTACTAGCCGCTCATTTGTTCTTCAGTAGCAGAGCACAACAATTTCCAAGGAGTTATCAATTAGTTCAGCTACGACAGAGACATCTTCATGTGAAAGATGAAGCTGCTCAACCATCTCCCCAGCAATTGAAATCACAGTATCAGACTCGAGATAGAACTCAAACCTGATATACCTCACAAGACCACATGTATCAGCAATGAGCAAAGTTAAAGACACTGTGTTGACGGGATTTCTCTCCGCTCTTAACCTGAACTCATTATTCTTAGAGAAACCCTGTAACTCCAGAACTGAAGAGTTAGATGCGGGGTCTGGCAAGTTCAACAACTTGTGTAGTTGTGAAAGATCACAGCTGGACCCCGTCAAATTGTCAATTGCAAGGATTGGATCTTTCAAGAGTTCCACCGCAGACAATCGCATAGAAACTGGAACTAGACACTTCTCCATGAACTGCTTGATTTGAGGATTGTCTACTTTACTGAGGGAAGCAGGCTTTACACCAGAGGTAACCTTTGCATAAATTTGCGCCAGATTTTTACATTCATTATAAGGGTATTCACAAGTCACCATCTCTAGCAAGCACATGCCAAAAGAATAGATGTCAACTAATTCATTGTATTCCTCGTCATAAAGCTCTGGAGCCATGAATTCAGGGGTGCCAATTATGCTATGAGCAGTAGGCTGCTGCATGACAATCGCCAATCCGAGATCTCCGATTTTCAGTTCTCCATTAAATCCATTGACAAATAGGTTGTCACACTTCAAATCTCTATGAATAATTGGAGGATTGTGAGAATGCAGATAGTCCAGGCCTCGAAGAATCTGTCTAGCCCAATTCTTGATGTCTTTCATATCGACATTCTTATGCTTATTTCAGTACTGCCCCAAGCTTCCGGAAGTGAATAACTCTGTTATCATGTTGATGGTCATGTTCTTATCATCCACCCAAGAGTTATGGAACTGTACGATGTTTTGATGTTTCAGTGACTTCAGCAGATGAACCTCCGAATACAATCTTTCCACTTCTTCTACTCCTTTGATATTCACTCGGCACCAAGCTACTTCGACTCCGTCGACTTCATCAAATGCCTTACATACAGTCTTGAATGCTCCCCTCCCCAACACTTCGTCATACCGCAAGTATCTCCCAGTCGGATCTTTCTCCACAACGGCAGCATCTTCCAAACCGCTATAGGAATCCATAACCTTAAATCTCCGCAAAGGAACAATCTTTTCTTTCGTTCCTCGGAGAAAAGACAAAAACGTATCTCAAAAACTCTATCGATCAAAGCTTCTTGTTCTCAACCCCAACTGGAATCAGATTAAGACGGTGCATGCTCAAAAAATGCCTTGCAAGCCACGGTGTAGGAATCAAACGCTGATCGAAGACGAAAACTGCATCCCATAAACCACATGTCCCCGATTCTGTACCAGAATTTTGGCGGTTTGCGGCGGAGCTCCCCGTTGTTAAAACTATCCGAGACTTAGCCAAGGCGCTATCTGCAACCCCAAAATCAAATGCTGAACCACGAAAGTCACAAAAATTTCTAGCCGAGAGGCAAACTACTTGATTCAAAACCCTAAGAATGCCCTAAAAACCAGAGACTGAATGAcggagagagcgagagagattAGAGATGAAAACCTAGCGATTGGAATTGGGAGAGACCTGTTAATCAATTATGTAGGGTAGGGGGAGACATTATATATTGTAGTTTGATTAGGGTTTCtgggaatttcaattttttaggaCTTCCACTTCTAGTGGTACTTGTATTTGTGCACCAAACTAATGGAGTTTGATTACGGTTTTTGGGAATTCTGATTTTCGAGGGCCTCTGTTACTGTGTACTTGGAAACAATTATTATTAATGTTAGGaatactaaattttataaactaaatgatgttagttgttgatgattagattattacttaaatgttaattatcatgcttatttttttttattggtgacacataatttagttcACATATacagtttataaatttagtctcatCAGCGTTACCCTTATTATAAATGATCTAGATTAAAGAATTTAGCAATtctcattttcacttatttataaaaaaataaaaaagagtttaCTGCTAATTTTCCCCTTGAACTTTTTGCTTAGCTTGCGATTTCCCTCCTCaactttttaattgg
This Pyrus communis chromosome 6, drPyrComm1.1, whole genome shotgun sequence DNA region includes the following protein-coding sequences:
- the LOC137736137 gene encoding serine/threonine-protein kinase WNK8-like, giving the protein MKDIKNWARQILRGLDYLHSHNPPIIHRDLKCDNLFVNGFNGELKIGDLGLAIVMQQPTAHSIIGTPEFMAPELYDEEYNELVDIYSFGMCLLEMVTCEYPYNECKNLAQIYAKVTSGVKPASLSKVDNPQIKQFMEKCLVPVSMRLSAVELLKDPILAIDNLTGSSCDLSQLHKLLNLPDPASNSSVLELQGFSKNNEFRLRAERNPVNTVSLTLLIADTCGLVRYIRFEFYLESDTVISIAGEMVEQLHLSHEDVSVVAELIDNSLEIVVLCY
- the LOC137736138 gene encoding serine/threonine-protein kinase WNK8-like, which produces MDSYSGLEDAAVVEKDPTGRYLRYDEVLGRGAFKTVCKAFDEVDGVEVAWCRVNIKGVEEVERLYSEVHLLKSLKHQNIVQFHNSWVDDKNMTINMITELFTSGSLGQY